A genomic window from Gymnodinialimonas ceratoperidinii includes:
- a CDS encoding OmpA family protein codes for MIYALKRGLTRGLTGALGVAVLVAGAFVAAPTPVAAQQQIVISGQVQPGLWVDPDGCLHWVADGGIEGYMEGRVNPENGMPVCLDVNPCGVANTDTLFHTDSARLTGAGRAHLQQFFGQTGAYAYAIYGHTDSRASDEYNMRLSERRARAVANVARSVGARVAREIGYGERRPVAPNDSAANMQRNRRVEIVCYR; via the coding sequence GTGATCTACGCTCTTAAACGCGGGCTTACGCGAGGATTGACAGGCGCGCTTGGCGTTGCCGTCTTGGTTGCGGGGGCGTTCGTCGCCGCCCCGACCCCGGTCGCGGCACAGCAGCAAATCGTCATTAGTGGGCAGGTTCAGCCCGGTCTCTGGGTCGATCCGGACGGCTGCCTGCACTGGGTCGCCGACGGCGGCATCGAGGGCTACATGGAAGGCCGCGTGAACCCCGAGAACGGGATGCCGGTCTGCCTCGACGTGAACCCCTGCGGCGTCGCCAATACCGATACGCTTTTCCACACCGACAGCGCCCGGCTCACCGGCGCCGGACGCGCGCATCTGCAGCAGTTCTTCGGCCAGACCGGCGCCTATGCCTACGCGATCTACGGCCATACCGACAGCCGTGCCTCGGACGAATACAACATGCGCCTGAGCGAGCGTCGCGCCCGTGCCGTGGCCAATGTCGCGCGCTCCGTCGGTGCCCGCGTGGCCCGTGAAATCGGCTACGGAGAGCGTCGCCCGGTCGCCCCGAACGATTCGGCGGCGAACATGCAGCGCAACCGTCGCGTCGAAATCGTGTGCTACCGCTGA
- the miaB gene encoding tRNA (N6-isopentenyl adenosine(37)-C2)-methylthiotransferase MiaB encodes MTKKLFVKTYGCQMNVYDSERMAEALGGEGYEQVNSPEGADMILLNTCHIREKAAEKMYSELGRLRPLREANPDLKIGVAGCVAQAEGEEIMNRQPLVDLVVGPQTYHRLPKMMEAVDRGEKALDTDFPEEDKFLKLPKARATRGPTAFLTVQEGCDKFCAFCVVPYTRGAEVSRPAERLMGEARDLVERGVREITLLGQNVNAYHGAAEDGTWGLARLIREMAKIDGLERLRFTTSHPNDMEDDLIAAHGDCPELMPYLHLPVQAGSDKILKAMNRKHTAEEYIRLIERIRAARPDLHLSGDFIVGFPGETEEDFQATLDLVETVGYGTAYSFKYSPRPGTPAAERKGQVSEAEASDRLQRLQALLTKQQRAAQDAMVGRRVKVLFEKPGRKPGQMIGKSDYLHSVHVDGPETLRGQIAEVEIIESMTNSLTGRLV; translated from the coding sequence ATGACCAAGAAGCTATTCGTCAAGACCTATGGCTGTCAGATGAACGTCTATGACAGCGAGCGCATGGCCGAGGCTCTGGGCGGTGAAGGATACGAGCAGGTGAACAGCCCCGAGGGGGCGGACATGATCCTGCTCAACACCTGCCACATCCGCGAGAAGGCGGCGGAGAAGATGTACTCCGAGCTTGGCCGCCTGCGCCCCCTGCGCGAGGCCAATCCCGACCTGAAGATCGGCGTCGCGGGCTGCGTGGCGCAGGCCGAGGGTGAAGAGATCATGAACCGCCAGCCGCTGGTGGACCTCGTCGTCGGGCCGCAGACCTATCACCGTCTGCCGAAGATGATGGAGGCCGTGGATCGCGGCGAGAAGGCGCTCGACACCGATTTTCCCGAGGAGGACAAGTTCCTCAAGCTGCCCAAGGCCCGCGCGACCCGCGGCCCGACGGCGTTCCTCACGGTGCAGGAGGGTTGCGACAAGTTCTGCGCCTTCTGCGTCGTGCCCTATACCCGCGGCGCCGAGGTCTCGCGCCCGGCGGAGCGGCTGATGGGCGAGGCCCGTGACCTCGTGGAACGCGGCGTGCGCGAGATCACCCTTCTGGGGCAGAACGTGAATGCCTATCACGGCGCGGCAGAAGACGGCACATGGGGGCTGGCGCGTCTGATCCGCGAGATGGCGAAGATCGACGGGTTGGAGCGCCTGCGCTTCACCACCTCGCACCCCAACGACATGGAAGACGACCTGATCGCCGCCCATGGCGATTGCCCCGAGCTGATGCCCTACCTCCACCTGCCGGTGCAGGCGGGCAGCGACAAGATCCTCAAGGCGATGAACCGCAAGCACACCGCCGAAGAATATATCCGTCTGATCGAGCGCATCCGCGCCGCGCGCCCGGACCTGCACCTCTCGGGCGACTTCATCGTGGGCTTCCCCGGCGAGACCGAAGAGGATTTTCAGGCGACGCTCGATCTGGTGGAGACGGTCGGCTACGGCACCGCCTATTCCTTCAAGTATTCACCGCGCCCCGGCACCCCCGCCGCCGAGCGCAAGGGGCAGGTGAGCGAGGCCGAAGCCTCGGACCGCCTGCAACGGCTGCAGGCGCTGCTGACGAAACAGCAACGCGCCGCGCAGGACGCCATGGTCGGGCGCCGGGTGAAGGTGCTGTTCGAGAAGCCGGGCCGCAAGCCGGGGCAGATGATCGGCAAGTCCGACTACTTGCACTCGGTCCACGTCGACGGCCCCGAGACGCTGCGCGGCCAGATCGCCGAGGTCGAGATCATCGAGAGCATGACCAACTCGCTCACCGGCCGCCTCGTCTGA
- a CDS encoding Hint domain-containing protein produces MAFNDRRLTQQGRAVSRDAGGDGDHRNDPGKTFVIRDGHGCDVIKGFSPRDTIAFDMAEIRTVRDVFARTSGITDTTIRFDNGDWLRLEGIAPKVLKAENFSFTVGPICFLAGTPMLTERGEVPIEDLRPDDILWTKDHGWQALRLVVRETIAFTHRDDKAKPILIPAGALGPGQPAVDLKISPQHRILRMMEDTGDEVLVPAIDLVGRNGIRQMRGKKRAEYLNVVMERHSVVQVAGCWLESLLVTSRYLSGQTRAARQLLDRARTTAPARRVERIGVRPRHLKTG; encoded by the coding sequence ATGGCGTTCAATGACAGGCGTTTGACGCAGCAAGGCCGCGCAGTTTCGCGTGACGCGGGTGGCGACGGCGATCACCGCAACGATCCCGGCAAGACCTTCGTGATCCGCGACGGGCATGGCTGCGACGTGATCAAGGGCTTCAGCCCGCGCGACACGATCGCCTTCGACATGGCCGAAATACGCACCGTGAGGGATGTTTTCGCCCGCACCTCGGGGATCACCGATACCACCATCCGCTTCGACAACGGCGACTGGCTGCGGCTGGAGGGTATCGCTCCCAAGGTGCTGAAGGCCGAGAATTTCTCTTTCACCGTGGGGCCGATCTGCTTTCTGGCGGGCACCCCGATGCTGACCGAACGCGGCGAAGTGCCGATCGAGGACTTGCGCCCCGACGATATCCTCTGGACCAAGGACCACGGTTGGCAGGCGCTGCGGCTGGTGGTGCGCGAAACCATCGCGTTCACCCACCGCGACGACAAGGCCAAGCCAATCCTGATCCCGGCCGGCGCACTGGGGCCCGGACAGCCAGCGGTGGACCTGAAGATTTCGCCGCAACACCGGATTCTTCGGATGATGGAGGACACCGGGGATGAGGTGCTGGTTCCCGCCATCGATCTGGTGGGCCGCAACGGCATCCGCCAGATGCGCGGCAAGAAACGGGCCGAATACCTCAACGTGGTGATGGAGCGTCATTCGGTGGTGCAGGTCGCCGGATGCTGGCTCGAAAGCCTGCTGGTGACCTCGCGCTACCTGTCCGGGCAGACCCGCGCCGCGCGCCAGCTGCTGGATCGTGCACGGACCACGGCCCCCGCCCGGCGGGTGGAGCGTATCGGCGTGCGACCGCGACACCTGAAGACGGGATGA
- a CDS encoding Hsp20 family protein: MRTYDFSPLYRATVGFDRVADMLDRVLTQDAGQSTYPPYNIEKLDEHSYRISVAVAGFSDADLSVEQREHQLVIAAKRENSDEDRTYLHRGIATRAFEKRFQLADHVRVTGAVAEHGMLHIDLVREVPEALKPRRIEIGSSSAKAIEADTVEA; this comes from the coding sequence ATGCGAACCTATGATTTTTCCCCTCTCTACCGTGCCACTGTCGGTTTTGACCGTGTGGCCGATATGCTGGACCGGGTTCTGACCCAGGACGCCGGACAAAGCACCTACCCCCCGTATAACATCGAGAAACTGGACGAGCATTCGTACCGGATTTCTGTTGCCGTGGCCGGCTTCTCCGACGCCGATCTGTCGGTCGAGCAGCGCGAGCATCAGCTTGTGATCGCCGCCAAGCGCGAGAACAGCGACGAAGACCGCACCTATCTGCACCGCGGTATCGCAACCCGCGCCTTCGAGAAGCGCTTTCAGCTTGCCGACCACGTCCGCGTGACCGGTGCCGTGGCCGAGCACGGTATGCTGCACATCGACCTCGTGCGCGAAGTGCCCGAAGCACTCAAGCCGCGCCGGATCGAGATCGGCAGCTCTTCCGCGAAAGCAATCGAAGCGGATACTGTCGAGGCCTGA
- a CDS encoding trypsin-like serine peptidase has translation MGRAKIARIASVLLLTLAGPFAAQGQNLPQVQLTEGHGSLRALNTGTEVQLWRAVGRLDTGASFCTATLIRADLVLTAAHCVFHPTTARPFAASDLTFLAGLRHGHAEAVRNVRRITVLPEYQPEHGPDFEMIGRDLALLHLAAPIPHAAIAPILPASTPWREDRVTVVSYGRDREGYASIEEGCEILNRQESVRSMNCEVVSGVSGSPVLRVNQGRAELVAVISAGAQTSSGEVSLAVMVEDHLTTLMAQASAEPAQPVARSPIGGASSSFILDGADARENIGARFIRP, from the coding sequence ATGGGTCGCGCAAAAATCGCTCGCATCGCCTCTGTCCTGCTTCTCACCCTTGCCGGCCCCTTCGCCGCGCAGGGGCAGAACCTGCCGCAGGTGCAACTGACCGAGGGGCATGGCAGCCTGCGTGCGCTCAACACCGGGACGGAGGTGCAGCTTTGGCGCGCGGTGGGGCGGCTCGATACCGGCGCGTCCTTTTGCACCGCGACGCTGATCCGCGCGGACCTCGTGCTGACGGCGGCCCACTGCGTGTTTCACCCGACCACCGCGCGGCCCTTCGCGGCGTCGGACCTCACCTTTCTGGCCGGGCTCCGCCATGGCCATGCCGAGGCAGTCCGCAACGTGCGGCGGATCACCGTTCTGCCCGAGTACCAGCCCGAGCACGGACCGGATTTCGAGATGATCGGCCGCGATCTGGCGTTGCTGCACCTCGCGGCGCCCATCCCCCATGCCGCCATCGCGCCGATCTTGCCCGCCAGCACGCCCTGGCGCGAGGATCGGGTCACCGTCGTCTCCTATGGGCGCGACCGCGAGGGCTATGCCTCCATCGAAGAAGGGTGCGAGATCCTGAACCGTCAGGAGTCCGTGCGGTCGATGAATTGCGAGGTGGTCTCGGGCGTATCCGGCTCACCGGTGCTGCGCGTCAATCAGGGTCGCGCCGAGCTGGTCGCCGTGATCTCCGCCGGGGCGCAGACCAGCAGCGGCGAGGTCTCTCTCGCCGTGATGGTGGAGGATCACCTGACAACGCTGATGGCGCAGGCCAGTGCAGAGCCGGCGCAGCCGGTTGCCAGAAGTCCGATCGGGGGCGCTTCCTCCTCCTTCATTCTCGACGGTGCCGACGCGCGCGAGAACATCGGCGCGCGCTTCATAAGACCGTGA
- the glcF gene encoding glycolate oxidase subunit GlcF, protein MQTTFTPEQLRDPATARSNEILRTCVHCGFCTATCPTYQVLGDELDSPRGRIYLIKDMLEAGRPADEKTVKHVDRCLSCLACMTTCPSGVHYMHLVDHAREYIEQTYKRPWGERLLRWTLARILPYPMRFRLALLGARIARPFARLMPDARLRAMLAMAPDHIPPVSRNDDPQTFPATNPGPAKKLRVALMTGCAQKALNTDINDATIRVLTRLGAEVVVAEGAGCCGALTHHMGKTRESHATAARNIRAWAAEMRGKGLDAIVINTSGCGTTVKDYGHMFREDAYLAEDAAAVAGIAHDISEVLADLVTDASIEKPGTDIKVAYHAACSLQHGQQIKTLPKQLLKRAGFTVLEPADSHLCCGSAGTYNLMQPEISGQLKARKVETLEALRPDIISAGNIGCMMQIGSATPVPIVHTVELLDWATGGPRPAALDRHPGAPAVPILR, encoded by the coding sequence ATGCAGACGACATTCACGCCCGAGCAATTGCGCGACCCCGCCACCGCGCGCTCGAACGAGATCCTGCGGACCTGTGTCCACTGTGGGTTCTGCACCGCCACCTGTCCGACCTACCAGGTCCTCGGCGATGAACTCGACAGCCCGCGCGGCCGCATTTACCTGATCAAGGACATGCTGGAAGCCGGGCGCCCGGCGGACGAGAAGACGGTCAAACACGTGGACCGGTGCCTGTCCTGCCTCGCCTGCATGACGACCTGTCCGTCGGGGGTGCATTACATGCACCTCGTGGATCACGCGCGGGAATATATCGAGCAGACCTACAAACGACCGTGGGGAGAGCGGCTGCTGCGCTGGACGCTGGCGCGGATCCTGCCCTATCCGATGCGGTTCCGGCTCGCCCTGCTCGGCGCTCGGATTGCGCGCCCGTTCGCGAGGCTGATGCCGGACGCGCGCCTGCGGGCGATGCTGGCGATGGCCCCGGATCATATTCCTCCGGTCAGCCGCAACGACGACCCGCAGACCTTTCCAGCGACCAACCCGGGACCGGCGAAAAAGCTGCGTGTGGCCCTGATGACGGGCTGCGCGCAAAAGGCGCTCAACACCGATATCAACGATGCCACGATCCGGGTGCTCACGCGCCTGGGGGCCGAGGTGGTGGTGGCCGAGGGCGCGGGCTGCTGCGGGGCGCTGACCCATCACATGGGCAAGACCCGCGAAAGCCACGCCACCGCCGCGCGGAACATCCGGGCCTGGGCGGCCGAGATGCGGGGCAAGGGGCTCGACGCCATCGTGATCAACACGTCGGGCTGCGGCACGACGGTGAAGGACTACGGCCACATGTTCCGCGAGGATGCCTATCTGGCCGAGGATGCCGCCGCAGTCGCCGGGATCGCCCACGACATCAGCGAGGTTCTCGCCGACCTCGTGACCGACGCGAGCATCGAGAAACCGGGCACCGACATCAAGGTCGCTTACCACGCCGCCTGCTCGCTCCAGCATGGCCAGCAGATCAAGACCCTGCCGAAGCAGCTTCTCAAGCGCGCAGGTTTCACCGTGCTCGAGCCCGCCGACAGCCACCTGTGTTGCGGCTCTGCGGGCACCTACAACCTGATGCAGCCGGAGATTTCCGGCCAACTCAAGGCCCGCAAGGTGGAGACGCTGGAGGCGCTGCGCCCCGACATCATCTCCGCCGGAAACATTGGTTGCATGATGCAGATCGGCAGCGCGACCCCGGTGCCGATCGTGCACACCGTTGAGCTGCTCGACTGGGCCACTGGCGGCCCGCGCCCGGCCGCGCTGGACCGCCATCCCGGCGCGCCCGCCGTGCCGATCCTGCGCTGA
- a CDS encoding FAD-binding protein, with translation MLSPADENELAEMVRGASGPLRIVGGGTRDIGVPVEGEVLSTAGLSGISLYEPGALTLVAGAGTPLAEIKAVLAAENQRLAFEPMDHRALLGSTGAPTLGGVVATNASGARRIAVGACRDHLLGVRFVDGSGQVLKNGGRVMKNVTGYDLVKLMAGAYGTLGVLSEVSLKVLPRPEISATVVLHELSLSESVAAMSAALGSPFEVTGAAARRGDTCLRIEGFEASVAYRARQLSDLLAPRGEVSVLDHDASEAIWRKITDVADFAASAAVTRVSVAPGDAPALAEAHLAEFGGALLLDWGGGLMWFASAADSTAEDQARAHLALQHAVGSTPSRGHATLIKAPAVLRKSVPVFQPEAPGIAALSCGIRARFDPRAILNPGLMRGA, from the coding sequence ATGTTGAGCCCTGCGGACGAAAACGAACTGGCGGAGATGGTGCGGGGCGCTTCCGGGCCGTTGCGGATCGTGGGCGGTGGCACCCGCGACATCGGCGTGCCGGTTGAAGGGGAGGTTCTGTCGACGGCGGGGCTCTCGGGGATATCGTTATACGAGCCGGGGGCGCTGACGCTGGTGGCTGGCGCGGGTACGCCGCTGGCCGAGATCAAAGCGGTTTTGGCGGCCGAGAACCAGAGGCTGGCGTTCGAGCCGATGGACCACCGGGCGCTGCTCGGGTCCACGGGCGCGCCGACGCTGGGCGGGGTTGTGGCGACCAACGCGAGCGGCGCGCGGCGCATTGCTGTCGGCGCCTGTCGCGATCATCTTCTGGGGGTGCGGTTTGTCGATGGCAGCGGGCAAGTCCTGAAGAATGGCGGGCGGGTGATGAAGAATGTCACCGGCTATGATTTGGTGAAACTGATGGCGGGCGCCTACGGGACGCTCGGCGTGCTCAGCGAGGTCTCCCTGAAGGTGCTGCCGCGGCCCGAGATTTCCGCCACCGTGGTTCTGCATGAGCTTTCGTTGAGCGAGAGCGTGGCGGCGATGTCGGCGGCGCTGGGCTCTCCTTTCGAGGTGACCGGCGCGGCGGCGCGGAGGGGCGACACCTGCCTGCGGATCGAGGGTTTCGAGGCCTCTGTCGCGTACCGCGCCCGGCAGTTGAGTGATTTGCTTGCGCCGCGCGGCGAGGTGAGCGTTCTGGATCACGACGCCTCCGAGGCGATCTGGCGAAAGATCACAGATGTGGCGGATTTCGCGGCGTCCGCTGCTGTCACGCGAGTCTCGGTTGCGCCGGGCGATGCGCCCGCTTTGGCCGAGGCGCATCTAGCCGAATTCGGCGGCGCGCTACTGCTCGACTGGGGCGGCGGGCTGATGTGGTTTGCCTCAGCGGCAGACTCCACGGCGGAGGATCAGGCCCGCGCGCATCTGGCATTGCAGCACGCCGTGGGCAGCACCCCGTCACGGGGTCACGCGACGCTGATCAAGGCCCCCGCCGTGCTGCGAAAATCCGTACCGGTGTTCCAGCCGGAAGCCCCCGGCATCGCCGCGCTGTCCTGCGGCATTCGCGCCCGGTTCGACCCGCGCGCGATCCTGAACCCCGGCCTGATGAGAGGCGCCTGA
- a CDS encoding FAD-linked oxidase C-terminal domain-containing protein — MRMPEPNARVIARKARIVGLLQAVLPGSAVIHDETQTRAYECDALTAYKCPPLAVVLPSTTEEVAAVLKICHAEGVPVVPRGSGTSLAGGALPTADCVILGVARMNRVLETDYENRVIRVQTGRTNLSVTGAVEEEDFFYAPDPSSQLACAIAGNIAMNSGGAHCLKYGVTTNNLLGVTMVTMAGEVLEIGGAHLDSGGYDLLGLICGSEGQLGVVTEATLRILRKPEGARPVLIGFDSNEVAGACVSDIIKAGVLPVAIEFMDRPILELAENHAHAGYPDCDAVLIVEVEGSAAEIDAQLMLIKRIAQSHDPVDFREAQTEEEAARIWLGRKSAFGAVGQVADYMCLDGTIPVGELPRVLTGIKEISEGYGLKVGNVFHAGDGNMHPLIMFDANKPGDLALCEQCGADILRLCVEVGGCLTGEHGVGVEKRDLMGAQFTEADLEAQMAVKDVFDPAWLLNPAKVFPLAASEGRRTRDVAA; from the coding sequence ATGCGGATGCCAGAACCGAACGCGCGCGTCATCGCGCGGAAGGCGCGGATCGTGGGGCTGTTGCAGGCCGTCCTGCCGGGCTCGGCGGTGATCCATGACGAGACCCAGACCCGCGCTTATGAATGTGACGCGCTGACCGCCTACAAATGCCCGCCGCTGGCCGTGGTGCTGCCCTCGACCACCGAGGAAGTGGCGGCCGTGTTGAAGATTTGCCATGCGGAGGGCGTGCCCGTGGTGCCGCGCGGCTCGGGGACGTCGCTGGCCGGTGGCGCGCTGCCGACGGCCGATTGCGTGATCCTCGGCGTGGCACGGATGAACCGGGTGCTGGAGACGGACTATGAGAACCGGGTGATCCGGGTGCAGACGGGACGCACGAACCTGTCGGTCACCGGGGCGGTGGAGGAGGAGGATTTCTTCTACGCGCCCGATCCGTCCTCGCAGCTGGCCTGCGCCATCGCGGGCAACATCGCGATGAACTCGGGCGGGGCCCATTGCCTGAAATATGGTGTCACCACGAACAACCTTCTCGGCGTCACCATGGTGACCATGGCGGGGGAGGTACTGGAGATCGGCGGCGCCCATCTCGACAGTGGCGGCTATGACCTGCTCGGGCTGATCTGTGGATCGGAGGGGCAATTGGGGGTCGTGACCGAGGCGACATTGCGGATCCTGCGCAAGCCCGAGGGCGCGCGGCCCGTGCTCATCGGGTTCGACAGCAACGAGGTGGCGGGCGCTTGCGTCAGCGACATCATCAAGGCGGGGGTCCTGCCGGTGGCGATCGAGTTCATGGACCGTCCGATCCTTGAGCTGGCCGAGAACCATGCCCACGCGGGCTATCCCGATTGCGACGCGGTGCTGATCGTCGAGGTGGAGGGCAGCGCGGCGGAGATCGACGCGCAGCTGATGCTGATCAAGCGCATCGCGCAGTCTCACGACCCGGTGGATTTCCGCGAGGCGCAGACCGAAGAGGAAGCGGCGCGGATCTGGCTTGGCCGCAAGAGCGCCTTCGGGGCCGTGGGGCAGGTGGCGGACTACATGTGCCTCGACGGGACCATCCCGGTGGGTGAGTTGCCGCGGGTGCTGACGGGCATCAAGGAAATCTCGGAGGGCTACGGCCTGAAGGTCGGCAACGTCTTCCATGCGGGCGACGGCAACATGCATCCGCTGATCATGTTCGATGCCAACAAGCCCGGCGATCTGGCGCTCTGCGAGCAATGCGGGGCGGATATCCTGCGGCTCTGTGTCGAGGTGGGCGGCTGCCTGACCGGGGAACACGGCGTGGGCGTGGAGAAGCGAGACCTGATGGGGGCGCAGTTCACGGAGGCGGATCTGGAGGCGCAGATGGCGGTGAAGGATGTGTTCGACCCGGCGTGGTTGCTGAACCCGGCGAAGGTGTTTCCGCTGGCGGCCTCGGAAGGGCGCCGGACCCGTGACGTGGCCGCCTGA
- a CDS encoding CopD family protein — MEWVKVLHLLCVLGWMTGIFAAPRALIFWKREWAASGSFGPTGDLTIRIYRFSLGLGVIAVLSGLYLAHLWGWPTWSLTKLGLVILLAAHYAWTGRLILRARKGIFEQSDRWLRVYNEISVFAVIGILILVVYKPF; from the coding sequence ATGGAATGGGTCAAAGTCTTGCACCTGCTGTGCGTCCTGGGATGGATGACCGGCATCTTCGCCGCCCCGCGCGCGCTGATCTTCTGGAAACGCGAATGGGCCGCCAGCGGCAGCTTCGGCCCCACCGGCGATCTCACCATCCGCATCTATCGCTTCTCGCTCGGCCTCGGCGTTATCGCCGTGCTCTCCGGCCTCTACCTCGCGCACCTCTGGGGCTGGCCCACGTGGTCCCTGACGAAGCTCGGCCTCGTGATCCTGCTCGCCGCCCATTACGCCTGGACTGGCCGCCTGATCCTGCGCGCCCGCAAAGGCATCTTCGAGCAATCCGACCGCTGGCTGCGCGTCTATAACGAGATCAGCGTCTTCGCCGTGATCGGCATCCTGATCCTCGTGGTCTACAAACCGTTCTGA